GATGGTCTTGAGCTGAAAGGCGGAGAACTGGCCGTACCCGATGCGGTTAGCGGGCACCTGGAAGCAGTACTCGAAAAAAGCAATCAGCCAGCTGATGAGGATCACTTTCCAGAGCGAGACCTCTTTGAAGCGGAGGTGCCCGTACCAGGCAAATGTCATAAAGATGTTGGAGACGAGCAGCAGGAGAACGGTTCGCATGGCATCAGGATTAGAGCTGCAAATCTGCAGATTTCAGGCACAGGTAGTATGCCCCGGCCGCTCTTTTCTTCGGTAAAATTTATTTGCCCGCCGTACACGATGCGGCAGTTTCTGGCACGGTTCTCGTTATTAAAAGCCTATATATATAACAACTATATAAAATGAAAAAGGTGAGCGTTTGGGTGCTGGCGCTGCTGGCCGGTGTGGGCGCCCTCGGCAGCTGCGACATGCGCAGCAACGCCGGAGAGAATTACCTGGAGGTGATTGGCGAGGCCGAGCAGACTATGCCCGATGCCGGCTACCGGCTCAACCTCTCTTACAACGGGCCCGTGAGCCTGCGCGACAAGTTCTCGGCCTGGGCCGACTCGCTGCAGCGGGAGGTGCCCGGCATGGTGCTCACCAGCGACAACATCTACATCAACTACATGCCTGAGCAGATGGGGCAGCAGAAGATAACGCCGAACATGATGCAGTCCAGCATCTCCTACAATATCCTGGCCGCCGACAGCGCCATGTATGGCCGCATCCTGCGCGACATGCTGCGGCGCAACATCCCCTTCAGCCTGAACATATCAGGCACTTTTCTGGACCAGGAGCAGCGCCGGAAGGTGCAGCAGCAACTGATGCAGCAGGCCCTGGCGCATGCCAAAGCAAAACTCGGTTTTCTGGCCGACGGCGAGGGGAAGTATGAGATAGTTGGGGTGGAGGAGATGGACAACACGGTGCCGTACGGACCCGAGTATAACGATTTTAACCGCCGCGTGGTGTCGCGGCTCAAAGTAAAGGCCCGGCGGCTGTAGCAGAACCGCCCGGCACACAAGTTTTTATAATTTTCCTGTTTCTACACATGCAAAAGGCCACCTGCCAGAACGGGTGGTCTTTTTGTGTTTTACGGGGATTAAGGCAGTGGGCGCAGGCACTAATCAGGGGGTAGATATGTTTATAAAGAAGGCCCTCACTGCACCGGCCGCGGCCCTGGCGGGGAGCATCCGGTGCGGTCTGTTTTATGGCCTCTAAAAATATCGTATTACGAAATAAAAGTGGTAAATTTACCTATTAATCCATCTTTTGACACACACATGAGTGAAGTAGAAGAAAAACAGTTAGCCAACGATTATTCAGCAAATAGCATACAGGTACTGGAAGGGCTGGAGGCCGTGCGCAAGCGCCCCGCCATGTACATCGGCGACATCGGCATCAAGGGCCTCCACCACCTGGTGTGGGAGGTGGTGGACAACTCCATCGACGAAGCCTTGGCCGGCCACTGCGACGAAATCTCAGTGGCCATCAACGAAGACAACTCCGTGACCGTGTCGGACAACGGGCGCGGCATCCCGACAGACTTCCACACCAAAGAAGGCCGCTCGGCCCTGGAGGTGGTGATGACGGTGCTGCACGCAGGGGGTAAGTTCGACAAAGACACGTACAAGGTTTCCGGCGGTCTGCACGGGGTGGGTGTGTCCTGCGTGAATGCACTTTCCACCGACCTGCACGTGACGGTACACCGCAACGGCAAAATATTTGAACAACACTACAACATCGGCGTGCCCGCTTTCCCGGTGCGCGAAATCGGCGCTACGGACAAGACCGGAACTACTGTGCGTTTTTCGCCGGACGCTTCCATCTTCACCACCACCGAGTTTAAGTACGACACCATCGCCAGCCGCCTGCGCGAGCTGTCTTTCCTGAACAAGGGCATCCGCATTAACCTGCAGGACCTGCGCGAGATGAACGAGCAGGGGGAGCCGCTGAGCGATTCTTTCCTGTCGGAGGGGGGGCTGAAGGAGTTTGTGACTTACCTCGACGAGACGCGCGAGACGCTTATACCGGAACCCATATATGTGGAGAGCGAGAAGAACGGGGTGCCCGTGGAGATTGCCCTGCAGTACAACACCTCCTACGCCGAGAACATCTTCTCGTATGTCAACAACATCAACACCATTGAGGGCGGCACGCACGTGGCCGGTTTCCGCCGCGCCCTTACCCGCACGCTTAAGTCCTACGCCGATAAGTCGGGGATGCTGGACAAGGTGAAGATCGAGATTGCCGGAGACGACTTCCGGGAGGGCCTGACCGCCGTTATCTCCGTGAAAGTGCAGGAGCCGCAGTTTGAGGGCCAGACGAAGACCAAACTGGGTAACTCCGAGGTTTCCGGCGCCGTGGACACGGCCGTGGGCGAAATGCTGACCCAGTACCTGGAGGAGAACCCCAAGGAGGCCCGCATCATCGTGCAGAAGGTGATACTGGCGGCGCAGGCGCGTTTTGCGGCCCGCAAGGCCCGCGAGATGGTGCAGCGCAAGAGCGTGCTCTCCAGCACCAGCCTGCCCGGCAAACTGGCCGACTGCTCCGACAGCAACCCCGAGAACTGCGAGATTTACCTGGTGGAGGGCGACTCGGCGGGCGGTTCTGCCAAGCAGGGCCGTAACCGCAAGTTCCAGGCGATTCTGCCGCTGCGCGGTAAAATCCTGAACGTGGAGAAGGCGCAGGAGCACCGCATCTACGAGAACGAGGAAATCAAGAACATGATCACGGCCCTGGGGGTGAGCTTTGGCACGAAAGAAGACGACAAGGCCCTGAACATGGAGAAACTGCGCTACCACAAAGTCATCATCATGACGGATGCGGACGTGGACGGCTCGCACATCCGCACGCTCATCCTCACGTTCTTCTTCCGCTATATGAAAGAGCTGATTGAGAACGGCTATATATACATCGCGCTGCCGCCGCTGTACCTGGTGAAGAAGGGCAAGGAGGAACGCTACTGCTGGAGCGAGCAGGACCGCGTAGACGCCATACAGGAACTGGGCAAGGGCCGCGAGGAAAGCGTGGGCGTGCAGCGCTACAAGGGTCTGGGGGAGATGAACCCGGAGCAGCTCTGGAACACCACCATGGACCCCGAGCACCGCAGCCTCAAGCAGGTGTCCATCGAATCCGCCGCCGAGGCCGACCACCTGTTCTCGATGCTGATGGGCGACGAGGTGGGCCCGCGCCGCGACTTCATCGAGCGCAACGCCAAATACGCCCGCGTGGACGTGTAAGCAGGATTTATATATGATTTTGGGGCGGCGGCTGTATTTATATATAGCCGCCGCTTTTTTGTTTATATACTCAGTCTCTATGGCTGGCTTCGGTCGTCCATATAGGGCTGGTGGTTCACGATGAGCACTTTGTTGTCGGGGAGCAGCAGGTAGCCATAATCGTAGCAGAAGTGGTAGGTGTTGCCCTTCTGGGTGCGGTAGAGGTGGGTGTGGTAGCGGAAGTCGAAACCGTTTAACTCCAGGAACTGCCTGCTGACGGTGGTTTTGCCTTCAGGGCTGGCTCGGCGCAGGATGCTGCGGTTCCGGCGGAGCGCCGTATTTATCTTCAGCAGGAGCATTTCCCCTTTGTCACTGCCTCGTTTGCGGTTGTTGTGCAGAAAGCGGCACTGGTCAGAGCAATATTTCTTGTCTGTGCGGCCCTGCATCGCGGTGCCGCATTCGGCACAGGCTTTTCCTGTCATCCTAAAGCGTGTTTATACGCGTGTATATCCGTTTATACACGCGTATAAACACGGCTGCGGTTGCCAAAGGTTTTACTTTGTGCCCATGGCAGGCTCTAACTCAAACGCTTATGCCACCAACCAGGCTACTGTATTTCTTAACCCGCTCGAGCATGAGGGCAACAAGTATATCCGCCTGTGGCACAAACCCAACCCTTTTATCAGCAAAAGGCTGAAGGAAGCGGCTTGGATTAAGTTTAGCAAAACATATAAGTGCTTTGTCATGCATCACACGCCCCAGGCAATTGAAATGACCTACACCCACTTCCAGGGCCTTGCCAGGGTAGACGTGCGTTACCTTCACCGCCCCAGGCGGCTCCGGCCGGCAGCGGGGCTGGTGGTGACGGGGAGCAGGCAGCATGCCTCGGAGCCGCTGGAGAAGGTGCCTGTGCGCCCGGTGGTGCGCCTGCAGCCGCTGGAGCAGGAGGGCAAGGCGTTGATACAACTCAGCTTTCAGTTTAACAGAGACATTTATGAGTGTCTGTGGCGCAGCCGCACAGCCACCTGGGCCCCGGCGCTCAGATGCTTTACCCTGCCGCCGGACAGCGCCAGCATCCATGCCCTGCTCTCAGAGCTGGAGGGCGTAGCGCAGGTATGGCTTGCCCAGACCATGAAGGTGAGCGACATTGGCCTGCTGGCCAGGCTCTGGGAGCAGACCTACAAAAAGGGGGCAGACTATATGGCCTGTCCGCTGCCTTACCTGGAGAAGCTGTTGCTGCTTAACTATAGTATGAGTACCATCCGCACCTACCACAGTCTTTTGCTTCGGTTTCTGAACGCACACAAAGCCTCCGGGCAGCAGGCGATACAACATTTTACCGAGGCGGAAATAAACGGCTACTACCGGAACATGGTGCAGAGCCGGCAGTATTCATGCTCTTTCGTAAATCAAAGCATCAATGCCATCAAGTTTTATTACCAGCGGGTACTGGGGCGGCACGAGGTGCAGCTAAACCAGGTAGAGCGCCCGGAGAAGCCCGAGCGGCTGCCTGTGGTGCTCAGCAAGCAGGAGGTGGCCCGGATTCTGTCGGTAACCGAGAACCTCAAGCACCGCTGCATGCTGCAACTGCTGTATGCCGGGGGTTTACGGATAAGCGAGGTGATAAACCTGCGGATTACGGATGTGCAGTCGGGCCGCAACCTGCTGCTGATACGCGGGGGCAAGGGCAAAAAGGACCGCACCACGCTGCTCTCGCAAAAGCTACTGGAGAGCCTCCGGGCCTATTACAAGGTATACCGCCCCAAGGTGTGGCTGTTTGAGGGGCAGACCGGCGGGCAGTACACCGTCGAAAGCATCCGGAGTGTGTTCCGGGCCAGCAAAGAGAAGGCGGGGGTGCTGGTAAAAGCCACGCCGCACACGCTGCGGCACTCGTTTGCCACGCACCTGTTGGAGCAGGGCACCGACCTGCGCTACATCCAGGCGCTGCTGGGCCACCGCAACAGCAAGACCACCGAAATCTATACGCACGTGACCAGCCACTCGCTTGAAAAGATAGTGAGCCCGCTTGATAATCTATAAAAGTGTTTTATATTAGTGAAACTATATATAATTGAAAAATGGAGGCGCTTAGGATTTTGATTGGGAAGAAAATAGACCGTGCAACAGACCATACTACTATCGCCCAAAGTGCAGATAAGCGTATGTTCACGTATATATCATAGTTAGCAGCAAATTTATGAGAACAAAAGCTGACAAAACAGTACCTTATATTATTATGGGTTATGGTATGATTTTCATTATCCCAGCCGTAGTGTCACCTTCTTTAGGATTAACCTCTCCGGCAGGATTATTTTGGTGCTGTGTAGGAGGTGTTCTATTTGTCCTACCAGGATTGTGGAAAATTGAATACTATGAAATTGAAGGCAATAAATTATTTAAATATAATCTCTTTGGATTAATTAAGAGAGTTGTTGACTTAACAACATTGCTACGATATAAAACTAAATTAGTTAATACGGACTATATATCAAACCCTTTGAATGTTGTCAGGTTTTTTTCAAAAGATTTGAAATATCTAAAATTCAGGAAACTGACCTTGCAATTTGAAGATAGTGTAAAAATGACTATAGACGAAAGAACAATAGACAAGGACGACTTTAATATACTTCTAAATAAAGTAACAGGGTTTAAAGGTAAAAGGAAAAAATAATCTGCTGCTAACAATGCATATACAAAACCCTTGCTTCGCTGCGGGCTTTGCATATACTGAACGTTACCTGCAGTTTGAGGACGACATAGAAATGAACCGACATCAATATAAAGATTTGACAATTGAAGTTCTTGACGAGCCGACCTACAAATTTGGCTCTGCGGACAACAATTTCGTTTATTCAAAGACTTACTTCGGAGGCAATGCAGAGCAGTACCCTACTTCAAAGCACGGAATTAAAATTTATCGTGAAGACCAAATTATTGACAGTTGTATTTTAATCGGCTCAGGCGGTGCGACAGGTGTTCATCAAAATTCATCGCTTGTTGACAATGACAGATTAGTAATTTGCTGTTGCGACACCGTGTTTACCTTGTCACTTCCCGACCTTGAATTAAAATGGAAAACTCAAGCTGACCAAGCGACTTGCTTCGAAATTTTCAAACAGCAGGACGACTACATAGTACACGGTGAACTTCAAGTAACAAAACTTGACAAAGACGGGAATAAAAAATGGGAGTTTGGTGGTGCAGACATTTTTGTATCAATAGACAATGAAGAAGAATTTAAAATTGAAAGTGACGGTATTTTATTAACGGACTTTGCAAAGACAAAATATAAAATAGACTTTGACGGAAAACTGCTCTGGGACACGTATATGCGGACAGAAAAAACTGCAGGTAACAGCACCTTGCCAAAAGTGGGGCGGACGTGGTTACAGAAACTTTTCGGCAATTAATAAACATTAGTGGTAGCTTGACAGATGGTGCTCCCGTAAGCCCCGCCTTCGGCAAGCTTTAAACGTTGGCCGTGATTGTGGATTTACAGTTTTAAAAGTGGCGTGTCTTTCGGGCTTTTAAGGGGCTGGATGGCATCAAAGGCCATTAAAGCTAAGGCAACTTGCTCGGGAAAGAACCAAAGGCATAAATGGAATTTGGGCCGGAGAAGTCTTGCTTCGGCGATGCCGGGAGAAAGCGCGTGCTTTCGGACGGAAGCGTCCAGGCAAGACTGTGGTGGGCGAAGTTATACCTGCCAAATGACAAAGTCAAGTATAGAACTTCGCCCGAGTGGTTCTTTCCAGAGCAAGTTGCCGGCAATAGAGAGGCCAATGATTAGTTCGTCATTCTTTTTATTGCAGCCCGGAGCCCGGCGCCTGCGGCAACGTCGCTAATACCCCGCTATTAACGGCATTGCCTCCGGCTAAAGCGCCACTTAGAAAGTGATTTTAAATTGGTGTAAATTCCCACAACCATCCGGGTTGTTTCCCCTTATTAAAAACACGCAGAGCCGGGAAAAAAAAGGGAAAAACAACCCCGACCAACACTGCCCATAAGACATTGAATCAAGTCAGACAAGCTTCACCGTCTTATGGCCTGTTCCGTTATGCTTAATGTAAATCAAGAATGAAAATGGCTAATTTGCTTGCTCAAACATACCTTCTGCTTACGCTGCTATTGTTTTCGTGCGAATCAATAGAAGAAGCTGAAGTGGGAACACCTTCCTCTGAGATTGAGCAACAGATAGCCACAAGTGCCGATACATCAGAAGCATTAGTTTGTCCAATTGAAGTTCCCTGTTACCAGCTAACTGACGACAATGTAAAACCTCTCTCGCTAAAAAAGGATTATAGTGGCTTAGTTGTTCTTAAGGCTGACTATAACAGAGAAAGTTTAAAGTTCAATAAGTATGAAATCGAGATGACAAGGCTCCGTCACAAGGAGTCTGAAGAGCCGTTAGAACTGACTAATAAAGAATTGGAGCAACTACTGCCAATCCTGACAAAGCATGTTGATTACATAAAATTGAAAAAGAACAATAGTGAAGGCTGTACAGAGCCTTCAACATTCTATTTACCAGTAAAAATCGAATAAGAATCACTTAGCATAACCCTGTACAGGCTCTATTCTCGGCTACGCCTCTTCCATAGCCTGCACTAAACGTTGGCTAACATTTAATTCATAGATGAAAATCCTACTAACAATCTTCTTAAGTCTCGGAATTTGCCAATTTGGATTGGGACAAACATATTCTCGTGAAGAAATTATTAGTGAAGCGAAGAAGCATTTGAAGGAAGCAGTAGGCGAGCAGGCTTCTCAATACTTTAAGTATGGCGGGAGCGACACCTATAAATTCCGTACCAAAACAGGTAAGGAAAAATGGAAGAAGCTTCCTAAGGCTTCTAAAACAAGGGGGAATTTCATTGAAACTCAAATCAAGTTTGAGATTGACCACCCTGATTACAAATACAAATGGGTAAATAAGTATGTTTTTGTGAAGCTTGACAGCAGTTTAAATCCCAAGGAAAAAATATATACGGGCCATGTTCCAAGTTTCATACTAAAAAACGAACCATCAAATTGGCTATCTGAAGAAAAGATTGACAGCATTATCAACAAGCTTTCCTTAAAAGCAGCAGTTAAGCCAATTATAAAGCGGCTTGAATTTGATGTAAAAGCACATGAACACTATTGGCGAGTTTTTAACACTTTAGCAGAAGAACGGTGCTTTGCTGATGTAGAGATACTAAGCATTAACCCGATAACTGGTGATGTAATAGAACATAGGGAAGAAAGACAATACGTAATGCACTGTTATTAAATAAAACGGTAGCCAACAAAGTATAGCAGTTAAGCTTCGGCTAACGCCTCGCCATCTGCTATACCAGCACGTTACGGAAAATAAGGAATCATAAAAGAAGAATATTTTTTTAGCAGTTTTAGTAACTTTTAAGTTACATTTACTGTTGATATTACAGCAGATGGAGAAAATTAGAGAAATCATTGCTTACAGAAACTACTTTGAAGATTTCTTAAAAGAGCAACCTGTTAAGGTGCAGGACAAGATATTCAAGATTTTGGAAGCGATAGAAACACTTGAACGAGTGCCTCAAAATTATCTGAAGCACTTAGCAGGTACGGACGGCCTTTATGAAGCAAGGGTGCAGCTCGGTTCTAACATCTGGCGGGTGTTCTGCTTCTTTGATGAAGGTAAACTGGTAATACTTCTAAATGGATTTCAGAAAAAGGCACAAAAAACACCAAAGAAAGAAATTGATAGGGCACTACAATTAATGGCTGAATATTATGAAGGGAAAAGATAATCAAAAAGAAGTTAGCTCTTGGGCAGACATCAAGAACAGAGTATACGGTGTTAAGGGAACAGCGAGACGCGATAACCTGGATAGGGAGTTCGAATCATTCAAGATAGGAATTGAACTAAAAAAAGCGCGTGAAGCAAGACATCTTACCCAGCAGGAATTAGGCGAAATTATTGATAAGAAAAGAACTTATATTTCAAGAGTTGAAAATGACGGAAGTAACCTTACACTTAAAACCTTATTTGACATAGTTGAAAAAGGCTTGGGCGGGAAAGTGAAAATCTCCATTGAGCTGTAAAATAAAAATTACTACCCTGTAACCCAGTGCAGCCGTAACCCTTGCTACGCTACAAGCTTCGGCTGCACCAATCCGTTAGGGTATATAAATGAAAATAATCCAGCAACAGAGAATCAAATACACTTTATAGAAGTTCCCTTTTAGGATAACCTTGTCGTACGATAAGACAAATCATCTTCATGGGAAATATTTCTTGGACTTCTATATAGGCCTTAACTCCCTGTATACACTTCAGCTAAGCTGGTCTGTGGCCTGCTTGCGGTGCTGGATTATCCGGAAACTCTCCACCAGTTTTACCGCCTCGGGTATGTTCTCGGCAAACAGCGCGATGAAGGCCCCCTCCGGCGCGTACTCCAGCGCATAGGCCAGTGCGCGCATCTCCTGATTTATTTCCCTTGGCTCCAGTTCCGGCTTCACAGAGAAAATGCCCTCCTTCAACAGGTTGTTTATTTTCCTGCCGCTGGCACCTCGCAGGTCGGTGTCCTGGCGGATGATAATTTCATCAAACACTTCGGCGGCAATACGACCCACCTCGCGCGTGTCCTCGTCCCGCCTGTCGCCAATGCCAGCCAGTATGCCTATTTTGGGGCGCGCCTGCACCTTGCTGATAAAGCCGCTGATGGCCTGCATGCCGGCGGTGTTGTGGGCATAGTCGATCAGCACGTCGTACCTGGGCAACTGAAACAGGTTCATGCGGCCGGGGGTGGTTTCGGAGGAAGGGATAAACGTACGCAGCGCCGTCTTGATTTCGCCAATCTCGAGGTGCGCTATATAACCGGCCAGTGTGGCGGCCAGCACGTTCTGAATATTGAATTCTGCCTTTCCCCCAAACGTCAGCGGCACGTCGGCCACGCGGTCCACCCGTATTTTATAGGTGTTCTTGAAGATGGAGATATAGCCGTCCTCAAAAACGGCAGCAAGCCCGCCTTTCGCGATGTGGTCCCGGATGCGGGCATTGTCCTCGTCCATGCTGAACAGCGCCACTTTGCAGCGCAGCCCGTTGGCCATGTTGTATACCAGGTCGTCGTCGGCGTTGAGGATGGCGTATCCGTCTGCGTACACTGTTTTCGGTATCACGGCTTTCACGTCGGCCATTTCCTCCACGGTGTTGATGTCCTTCAGCCCGAGGTGGTCGGCAGACACGTTCGTCACAATGCCGATGTCGCACTGCGTGAAGGCGAGGCCCGAACGCAGCAGGCCGCCCCGCGCGCACTCCAGCACGGCATAGTTCACAGTAGGGTCTTTGAGCACAAACTCGCTGCTGAACGAGCCGGTGGTATCCCCCTTTATAATTTTCCTGTCCTGTATATAAATGCCATCGGTGGTGGTGAAGCCGACTTTATATCCCTTGAACTTGAGCATGTGCGCAATCAGGCGGGTAGTGGTGGTTTTGCCGTTGGTGCCGGTCACGGCCACAATCGGGATGCGGGAGGGGCAGCCATAAGGGAACATCATGTTGATAATGGGGTCGGCCACGTTGCGCGGCAGGCCTTCGGTGGGGGAGATGTGCATGCGCAGGCCGGGGGCGGCGTTCACCTCTATCACGGCGCCTCTTGTCTCGGGCAGCGGGATGGCAATGTCGGAGGCCATCACGTCGATGCCGCATATATCCAGCCCCACAATGCCGGCAATACGCTCCGCCATCAGCACGTTGTAGGGGTGTACCATGTCAGTCACGTCGGTGGCGGTGCCGCCGGTGCTCAGGTTGGCGGTGTTCTTGAGGTAGAGCGTTTCGCCTTCTGCCAGCACCGACTGCAGCGTCAGCCCTTTCTCCCGTAAAATCCCCCTCGTCAGCTTGTCGATTTTGATGTGCGTGAGCGCCTTCTCATGGCCCACACCCCGGCGCGGGTCTTTGTTCACGGCGTTCACCAACTGCCGGATGGTCGACAGCCCGTCTCCCACTACCATGGCAGGCGTGCGCCTGGCGGCGGCTATGAATTTGCCGTCAATCACCAGCAGGCGGTAATCGGAGCCCTGGATAAACTGCTCCACCAGCACCGCACCCGAAAAGCGCCTGGCTTCGGCCAGCCCCTTCAGCGCGTCCTTCCACGTCTGGATGTTAATGCTGACGCCTTTGCCCTGGTTGGCATCCAGCGGCTTTGTCACGATGGGGTAGCCCAGTTCCTCCACGGCCTCCGCCAGTTCGGCTGCGTCATACACAATTTGCCCCTGTGGCACCGGGATGCCCGCTTCATCTAAGATGAGCTTCGTCATGTTCTTGTCGCCGGCGCACTCCACGGCAAAGAAGGAAGTCTTGTTCGTCATGGCGGCCTGTATGCGCTGCTGGTATACCCCGTAGCCCAGGTGGATGCTGTTGCTGTTCCTGTTCTGGATGTAGGGGATGTTGCGCGAAACCGCCTCCTGGATAATGGCCTCGGTGCTGGGGCCGAAATACTCGTCTTCCCGGATCTGGTGCAGCCTGGCGATGTCCTGTGCCACGCTCACCCGCTCACCCTTCGCCAACGCCTCCGTGATGCGCACGGCAGCCTCCGCCGCATATTCCCCGGCGCGCTCCTGCTGATAAGAGAATACCACCCAGTCCATTCCCGGCTCGTTGGCTGCGTAGCGCCGTCCGTACCCGCTGTCCATGCCCGCCATGGTCTGCAGTTCCAGCGCCACGTGCTGCACCACCTTGCTGAAGGTGGTGCCTTCCTGCACCAGCCGGAAGAAGCCGCCCTCGGTGCCGACAGAGGAGCGGTGGGTGATCATGCCCGGAAACAGCTTCTGCAGCTTCTGCACCAGTTGCGGCACCTCATTTGTCTGTATATCCTGCAAATCCTCCAGGTCCAGCTTCAGGACAATGATTTTAGGGTGTTTGATGGACCAGTAGTTTGGCCCGCGCATTATTTTGAGTTCTGCGATCTTCATATAGGTAAGTGGAAGTGCCCCTTCAACAGCCATTCAAAATGACAAAGCCGTATAACAGCTTGAGGAAAACAGTATCAGCTGAAACCTTTATACGTCTCGGGGAGCTGTCAGGGAGTACGCAGAAGCGCTAAAAGTGGTTTATTAAGTAACCCAAGTTGCGATTTACTTTCGCTGTAGATATATAACCCGCCCTTAGCAAGCTCATCTTGTAGGGAAAAACATGCAGCCGTACAAATTGAAGCAGCGGGTATATATAAATTTTATATTCCGCCAGTTTTAGCGAAGCGAAACTGGCGGTTGTATATAGCAGCAAGTTTTCAACTTGCGAAAGTACTATAGGGGAGAGGCAAGTCTGTGACTTGCCTCATGGACAACCACATTTGCGCTGTCGCTAAACTTGCGGCATGAACTAAATACCTACAAGATGAGCTCCGAGGAGGGGAAGAAATTACTCTTGCGGAAAATTCCCATCTTGGGAGGGGCAGGTTTCCAATTCTTAGGAT
This window of the Pontibacter russatus genome carries:
- a CDS encoding DMT family protein, whose amino-acid sequence is MRTVLLLLVSNIFMTFAWYGHLRFKEVSLWKVILISWLIAFFEYCFQVPANRIGYGQFSAFQLKTIQEVITLVVFIAFSVLYLREDLKWNYIVGFVLILAAVFFVFRKW
- a CDS encoding ATP-binding protein — protein: MKKVSVWVLALLAGVGALGSCDMRSNAGENYLEVIGEAEQTMPDAGYRLNLSYNGPVSLRDKFSAWADSLQREVPGMVLTSDNIYINYMPEQMGQQKITPNMMQSSISYNILAADSAMYGRILRDMLRRNIPFSLNISGTFLDQEQRRKVQQQLMQQALAHAKAKLGFLADGEGKYEIVGVEEMDNTVPYGPEYNDFNRRVVSRLKVKARRL
- the gyrB gene encoding DNA topoisomerase (ATP-hydrolyzing) subunit B, which encodes MSEVEEKQLANDYSANSIQVLEGLEAVRKRPAMYIGDIGIKGLHHLVWEVVDNSIDEALAGHCDEISVAINEDNSVTVSDNGRGIPTDFHTKEGRSALEVVMTVLHAGGKFDKDTYKVSGGLHGVGVSCVNALSTDLHVTVHRNGKIFEQHYNIGVPAFPVREIGATDKTGTTVRFSPDASIFTTTEFKYDTIASRLRELSFLNKGIRINLQDLREMNEQGEPLSDSFLSEGGLKEFVTYLDETRETLIPEPIYVESEKNGVPVEIALQYNTSYAENIFSYVNNINTIEGGTHVAGFRRALTRTLKSYADKSGMLDKVKIEIAGDDFREGLTAVISVKVQEPQFEGQTKTKLGNSEVSGAVDTAVGEMLTQYLEENPKEARIIVQKVILAAQARFAARKAREMVQRKSVLSSTSLPGKLADCSDSNPENCEIYLVEGDSAGGSAKQGRNRKFQAILPLRGKILNVEKAQEHRIYENEEIKNMITALGVSFGTKEDDKALNMEKLRYHKVIIMTDADVDGSHIRTLILTFFFRYMKELIENGYIYIALPPLYLVKKGKEERYCWSEQDRVDAIQELGKGREESVGVQRYKGLGEMNPEQLWNTTMDPEHRSLKQVSIESAAEADHLFSMLMGDEVGPRRDFIERNAKYARVDV
- a CDS encoding tyrosine-type recombinase/integrase, producing the protein MHHTPQAIEMTYTHFQGLARVDVRYLHRPRRLRPAAGLVVTGSRQHASEPLEKVPVRPVVRLQPLEQEGKALIQLSFQFNRDIYECLWRSRTATWAPALRCFTLPPDSASIHALLSELEGVAQVWLAQTMKVSDIGLLARLWEQTYKKGADYMACPLPYLEKLLLLNYSMSTIRTYHSLLLRFLNAHKASGQQAIQHFTEAEINGYYRNMVQSRQYSCSFVNQSINAIKFYYQRVLGRHEVQLNQVERPEKPERLPVVLSKQEVARILSVTENLKHRCMLQLLYAGGLRISEVINLRITDVQSGRNLLLIRGGKGKKDRTTLLSQKLLESLRAYYKVYRPKVWLFEGQTGGQYTVESIRSVFRASKEKAGVLVKATPHTLRHSFATHLLEQGTDLRYIQALLGHRNSKTTEIYTHVTSHSLEKIVSPLDNL
- a CDS encoding type II toxin-antitoxin system RelE/ParE family toxin, which gives rise to MEKIREIIAYRNYFEDFLKEQPVKVQDKIFKILEAIETLERVPQNYLKHLAGTDGLYEARVQLGSNIWRVFCFFDEGKLVILLNGFQKKAQKTPKKEIDRALQLMAEYYEGKR
- a CDS encoding helix-turn-helix domain-containing protein; translation: MKGKDNQKEVSSWADIKNRVYGVKGTARRDNLDREFESFKIGIELKKAREARHLTQQELGEIIDKKRTYISRVENDGSNLTLKTLFDIVEKGLGGKVKISIEL
- the cphA gene encoding cyanophycin synthetase, which codes for MKIAELKIMRGPNYWSIKHPKIIVLKLDLEDLQDIQTNEVPQLVQKLQKLFPGMITHRSSVGTEGGFFRLVQEGTTFSKVVQHVALELQTMAGMDSGYGRRYAANEPGMDWVVFSYQQERAGEYAAEAAVRITEALAKGERVSVAQDIARLHQIREDEYFGPSTEAIIQEAVSRNIPYIQNRNSNSIHLGYGVYQQRIQAAMTNKTSFFAVECAGDKNMTKLILDEAGIPVPQGQIVYDAAELAEAVEELGYPIVTKPLDANQGKGVSINIQTWKDALKGLAEARRFSGAVLVEQFIQGSDYRLLVIDGKFIAAARRTPAMVVGDGLSTIRQLVNAVNKDPRRGVGHEKALTHIKIDKLTRGILREKGLTLQSVLAEGETLYLKNTANLSTGGTATDVTDMVHPYNVLMAERIAGIVGLDICGIDVMASDIAIPLPETRGAVIEVNAAPGLRMHISPTEGLPRNVADPIINMMFPYGCPSRIPIVAVTGTNGKTTTTRLIAHMLKFKGYKVGFTTTDGIYIQDRKIIKGDTTGSFSSEFVLKDPTVNYAVLECARGGLLRSGLAFTQCDIGIVTNVSADHLGLKDINTVEEMADVKAVIPKTVYADGYAILNADDDLVYNMANGLRCKVALFSMDEDNARIRDHIAKGGLAAVFEDGYISIFKNTYKIRVDRVADVPLTFGGKAEFNIQNVLAATLAGYIAHLEIGEIKTALRTFIPSSETTPGRMNLFQLPRYDVLIDYAHNTAGMQAISGFISKVQARPKIGILAGIGDRRDEDTREVGRIAAEVFDEIIIRQDTDLRGASGRKINNLLKEGIFSVKPELEPREINQEMRALAYALEYAPEGAFIALFAENIPEAVKLVESFRIIQHRKQATDQLS